The following nucleotide sequence is from Mycobacteriales bacterium.
TGGCGACGTCGCGCACCTCGGGCCCCAGGAACCGCCGACCCAGCCGCTCGAACGGCTCCGGGTCACCTGTGGCCAGGAACCGGTGGCGCGGCGGGGGAAGCTCGTCGCTGCGGAACGCGTCGCGGCGGGCCAGCTCGCGGTAGACGTCCTTCGCGGTCTCCTCCGCGCTCGACACGAGCGTCACCTCGTCCCCGACGACGTAGGAGATGACGCCGGTGAGCAGCGGGTAGTGGGTACAGCCGAGCACCAGGGTGTCGCAGCCCGCGGCGACGATCGGGGCGAGGTACTCCTCGGCGATCGCGAGCAGCTCCGGCCCGTTGGTCTCACCCCGCTCGACGCGCTCGACGAACTGCGGGCACGCCGCGCTGGTCAGCTCGATGTGCGGAGCCGCCGCGAACGCGTCGTCGTAGGCCTTGCTGCCCACGGTGGCCGAGGTGCCGATGACGCCGATCTTCCCGTTGCGCGTGGCCGCAACCGCGCGTCGTACCGCCGGTTGGATGACCTCGACCACCGGGATCGAGTACCGCTCGCGGGCGTCGCGCAGACACGCGGCGCTGGCGGAGTTGCAGGCGATGACGAGCAGCTTGACGGCGTGATGCTCGACGAGGCCGTCCATCACGTCGAGGGCGAGCGCCCTCACCTCGGCGATCCGGCGCGGTCCGTACGGACTGTTCGCGGTGTCACCGACGTACACCACCGACTCCGACGGCATCTGGTCCAGCACCGCGCGCGCCACGGTGAGTCCTCCGACACCGCTGTCGAAGATCCCGAGGGGCGCATCCACCTGCGCAATGTAGCCGCAACAAATGGTTCACGTGGGTCATGTGACCTGCGTCACGGCTGGGTCACACTTGGCGGATGGAGCGCGGTGAGCTTCCCAGTCGCTCCACCGTCGGGCGGCTGCTGGGCCGTGCGCTGGCGATCGGCGTCGCCGGGTTTGCGGTGTACGGCGCTGCGACGTTCT
It contains:
- the murI gene encoding glutamate racemase, which codes for MAQVDAPLGIFDSGVGGLTVARAVLDQMPSESVVYVGDTANSPYGPRRIAEVRALALDVMDGLVEHHAVKLLVIACNSASAACLRDARERYSIPVVEVIQPAVRRAVAATRNGKIGVIGTSATVGSKAYDDAFAAAPHIELTSAACPQFVERVERGETNGPELLAIAEEYLAPIVAAGCDTLVLGCTHYPLLTGVISYVVGDEVTLVSSAEETAKDVYRELARRDAFRSDELPPPRHRFLATGDPEPFERLGRRFLGPEVRDVATAQAAL